In one window of Leptospira sp. GIMC2001 DNA:
- a CDS encoding ArsR/SmtB family transcription factor — MNALRKKDRSNRKSVDLKSISKSYGNVTSSNETKNLKRQSMIFQALANPNRLQLFLEILRNKERKVNATGKCYLSDIVRGISIGSPTISHHVRELSQAGLITTERDGKQLVCMLNMETIQEIGEVLGLEVKKRK; from the coding sequence TTGAATGCTTTACGTAAAAAAGATCGATCAAATAGAAAATCTGTAGATTTGAAATCTATATCTAAGTCTTATGGAAATGTGACATCCTCAAATGAAACTAAAAATCTAAAACGCCAATCGATGATCTTTCAAGCATTGGCAAATCCAAATCGATTACAATTATTTTTGGAAATCCTTCGAAACAAAGAAAGAAAAGTTAATGCAACGGGTAAATGTTATCTTTCAGATATTGTTCGTGGTATATCAATTGGGTCGCCCACTATCTCACACCATGTCAGGGAATTATCCCAGGCTGGCTTGATCACAACGGAACGGGATGGAAAACAATTGGTTTGCATGTTGAATATGGAAACAATTCAAGAAATTGGAGAAGTTTTAGGTCTTGAAGTGAAAAAAAGAAAATAG
- a CDS encoding AarF/UbiB family protein — translation MNLNLTNLVRAAKTGIYSLSSTFGTEHSRQKAIQSLAAMRGLPTKFAQIKASLIGSEGALWKEAVSNLPELENDLVLQTIDKLSPILYSKINLDMKIEKCPASIGQVNRITLNNGYSFAVKIQYPNIENQLDQDTGLLDLAASMFAGFQEGFDSNGYKKFIGSALREELDYSTELTNQNHFREFFEKNRNIVIPNTILEYSNESILVQEWEDSTPIEIFLQTATLNEREQIANFFKDFYFESIFRLGMVHTDPNSGNFGIRKRANQLQLVVYDFGSVYQFNLDQRIALLLLIKNQNDHELNDTKLLEQIGFRSDTLLPIQSSLKAYLSVVLEPFLELSPYDLSKWKRVERCSDILGARRFQFMLAATPEIFPVIRAFMGFFHWSAMTSGKVWVRPSLERMEQELSEEIREFKIKITANLKLRIDANVHENTETNHDTNFDLMEEESIAKFLRIEVYKNKILTVQLEFHRNMIERLDEIMDTNILSKISGRGISIPEIIRKARVNSYKPMMLFEWIEDELDGDLGENLRVRVYLE, via the coding sequence ATGAATCTTAATCTAACGAATCTGGTTCGAGCTGCCAAAACTGGAATTTATTCTTTATCGTCTACATTTGGTACAGAACATTCCAGGCAAAAAGCAATTCAATCTTTGGCAGCTATGCGAGGTTTGCCTACAAAATTTGCTCAGATTAAGGCGAGTTTGATTGGTTCGGAGGGAGCACTTTGGAAAGAGGCAGTCTCTAATCTTCCTGAGCTAGAGAATGATTTAGTTCTCCAAACAATCGATAAACTTTCTCCAATTCTGTATTCAAAAATCAATTTGGATATGAAAATAGAAAAATGTCCTGCAAGTATCGGTCAAGTAAATCGTATAACTTTGAATAATGGATATTCTTTTGCCGTAAAAATTCAGTATCCCAATATAGAAAATCAATTGGATCAAGACACAGGGTTACTTGATCTGGCGGCTTCTATGTTTGCTGGTTTTCAGGAGGGCTTTGATTCGAATGGATATAAAAAATTCATTGGCTCAGCCCTAAGAGAAGAGCTTGATTATTCGACTGAATTGACTAATCAAAATCATTTTAGAGAGTTTTTTGAGAAAAATCGAAATATAGTCATTCCCAACACAATTTTAGAGTATTCTAATGAATCAATTCTTGTACAAGAATGGGAAGATTCTACTCCGATTGAGATTTTTTTACAGACAGCTACTTTAAATGAGCGAGAACAAATTGCGAATTTTTTTAAAGATTTTTATTTTGAATCAATTTTCAGATTAGGAATGGTTCATACAGATCCGAATTCGGGCAATTTCGGTATTCGCAAACGAGCGAATCAATTGCAATTGGTAGTTTATGATTTTGGATCTGTTTATCAATTCAATTTGGATCAGCGTATTGCGTTACTACTTTTGATTAAAAACCAAAATGATCACGAACTAAATGATACCAAATTATTAGAACAAATTGGATTTAGATCTGATACGCTTCTACCAATCCAATCGAGCTTGAAAGCGTATCTCTCGGTTGTATTGGAACCATTTTTGGAGCTATCACCGTATGATCTAAGTAAATGGAAACGAGTAGAAAGATGTTCTGATATTCTTGGAGCCCGTAGATTTCAATTCATGCTTGCAGCCACACCAGAAATATTTCCTGTAATACGCGCTTTTATGGGCTTTTTCCATTGGAGCGCAATGACTTCCGGTAAAGTTTGGGTACGTCCAAGTTTGGAGAGAATGGAACAGGAACTGAGTGAAGAAATCAGAGAATTTAAAATCAAGATCACCGCAAATTTGAAACTAAGAATTGACGCAAATGTTCACGAGAATACTGAAACAAATCATGATACAAACTTTGATTTGATGGAAGAAGAATCGATAGCAAAATTTCTTCGAATCGAAGTTTACAAAAATAAAATACTGACAGTTCAATTGGAATTTCATAGAAATATGATAGAAAGACTCGATGAAATTATGGATACGAACATTTTGTCCAAGATTTCTGGTCGTGGTATTTCTATTCCAGAGATCATTCGAAAGGCTAGAGTGAATTCTTACAAACCGATGATGCTTTTCGAGTGGATAGAAGATGAATTGGATGGAGATTTAGGAGAAAATTTGAGAGTTAGAGTGTATTTGGAATAG
- a CDS encoding patatin-like phospholipase family protein produces the protein MIYNFENLVFQGGGVLGIAYSGAIQVLEEESILPSIQRVAGTSAGAICALALALRYNSSEIQTILKDTNFESFVSEARPLEFTKMYGWFRTNPFLSWTKELIIKSGSNFHPHAEWTGDETFIDLHNKGGRDLHVFATDLNEKKSVEFSYTHTPNVIVAEAVCASMAIPAFFQAFKFSNEIPNNHIYVDGGALLNYPIMTFDSEGTNPLTLGFKFRKSEMVSTSKDLDYGSVREWVKSLVDTIADSQSEMIRRTPEYYNRTVDIDTGAVSFVDFDLSHDVKEFLIGQGREFTIQFLSEYRKSRNIFRRILSYLYPK, from the coding sequence TTGATTTATAATTTTGAAAATTTAGTCTTTCAAGGTGGTGGAGTTTTAGGAATTGCCTATTCTGGTGCTATTCAAGTTCTAGAAGAAGAGTCCATTCTTCCATCGATTCAAAGAGTTGCAGGAACAAGCGCGGGTGCTATCTGTGCATTGGCTCTCGCTCTTCGTTACAATTCGTCTGAGATTCAAACAATCTTAAAAGATACAAATTTTGAGAGTTTTGTATCGGAGGCGAGACCTCTTGAATTCACCAAAATGTATGGATGGTTTCGTACCAATCCATTCTTGTCTTGGACGAAAGAATTGATCATCAAATCTGGATCAAATTTTCATCCTCATGCAGAGTGGACCGGGGATGAAACTTTTATCGACTTACATAATAAAGGTGGACGTGACCTCCACGTTTTTGCGACAGATTTGAATGAAAAGAAATCTGTAGAATTTAGTTACACACATACACCTAACGTTATTGTAGCTGAAGCAGTTTGTGCCTCCATGGCGATTCCTGCCTTTTTTCAAGCATTCAAGTTTTCTAACGAGATACCAAATAATCATATTTATGTTGACGGTGGCGCATTATTGAATTATCCGATCATGACTTTTGATTCCGAAGGCACGAACCCGTTGACACTTGGATTCAAATTTAGAAAATCTGAGATGGTATCCACTTCCAAAGACTTAGATTACGGAAGCGTTCGAGAATGGGTCAAAAGTTTGGTGGACACAATCGCAGATTCTCAATCAGAAATGATTCGCAGAACTCCTGAATATTACAATCGAACTGTAGATATTGACACGGGTGCAGTGTCATTCGTGGATTTTGATTTATCACATGATGTCAAAGAATTCCTGATTGGACAGGGAAGGGAATTTACAATTCAGTTCTTAAGCGAGTATCGTAAGAGTAGAAATATATTTAGAAGAATTTTGAGTTACCTCTATCCGAAATAG
- a CDS encoding Rpn family recombination-promoting nuclease/putative transposase, producing the protein MSMKFFPLTNDLVFKSVFTKDPKLLISLINCILFPERKREIEELIILNPEIPTSFSKDKRSILDIRAKDTEGREFQVEVQVGFQGVFIKRSIFYLAGMIRDQLKEGDGYSELRAVYQINLVDFELFPSSDYFSKYSLREEKNPELRLTDDLEIVFLELPKFLKHLEELETELDYWIYLFKNSAKIEESEMKIVIDKAPNLENAFKILEYYSTDPEKRQKLEEKIRTDRDYAYDLAATYERGEIKGKLEGERLGIEKGKLEDARLMREEGIDLSVILRVTGLSESQLKENGIL; encoded by the coding sequence ATTAGTATGAAATTCTTTCCATTAACCAATGATTTAGTATTCAAATCAGTGTTCACGAAAGACCCAAAATTATTAATATCACTGATTAATTGCATACTTTTTCCTGAAAGAAAAAGAGAAATCGAAGAGCTTATCATCCTCAATCCTGAAATTCCAACAAGTTTCTCCAAGGATAAGAGATCCATTCTGGACATCCGTGCTAAGGACACAGAAGGTCGTGAATTTCAGGTTGAAGTCCAAGTTGGTTTTCAAGGCGTATTTATAAAGAGGTCAATATTTTATCTCGCTGGAATGATTCGTGATCAATTAAAAGAGGGAGATGGCTACTCAGAATTAAGAGCCGTTTATCAAATAAATTTGGTTGATTTTGAATTATTTCCATCTTCAGATTACTTCAGTAAGTACAGTCTAAGGGAAGAGAAGAATCCAGAACTTAGATTGACGGATGACTTGGAAATTGTTTTTCTTGAATTGCCGAAGTTTCTCAAGCATTTAGAAGAATTAGAAACTGAGCTAGATTACTGGATTTATTTATTCAAGAATTCAGCTAAGATAGAGGAGAGCGAGATGAAGATCGTTATAGACAAGGCCCCGAATCTAGAGAATGCCTTTAAGATATTAGAATACTACTCTACAGATCCAGAAAAAAGACAGAAGCTTGAAGAGAAGATTAGAACAGACAGAGACTATGCCTATGATCTTGCCGCAACGTATGAAAGGGGAGAAATTAAAGGAAAATTAGAAGGTGAAAGATTGGGAATCGAGAAAGGTAAATTAGAAGATGCCCGATTGATGCGAGAAGAGGGAATCGATCTGTCTGTAATATTAAGAGTAACTGGTCTTTCGGAAAGTCAGCTTAAGGAGAACGGAATTCTTTGA
- the nth gene encoding endonuclease III — MEPWEQISNYPSHIKKIYEFLSKEFGSVSTPLTYSKDYELAIAVILSAQCTDERVNQVTPALFEAFPTLQSFASAKPKDIEPYVFSTGFYRNKAKSIQGFAQMLIEKFNSNLPRTMEEMLELPGFGRKTANVVLGEVHDIIEGFVVDTHVKRIAYKLGLTKYKDPIRIEREILEKVPKKYWNHLSLYLIFHGRKTCIARRPLCDGCGLRKICPSAAGKVE; from the coding sequence TTGGAGCCTTGGGAGCAGATTTCTAATTATCCTTCTCATATAAAAAAAATCTACGAATTCTTATCCAAAGAGTTCGGTTCTGTATCTACGCCCTTAACTTATTCTAAGGACTATGAACTTGCTATCGCGGTTATTCTATCTGCTCAATGTACTGACGAGCGAGTGAATCAAGTAACACCTGCTTTGTTTGAAGCTTTTCCGACCTTACAGTCTTTTGCTTCAGCGAAACCAAAAGATATCGAGCCTTATGTATTCTCTACAGGTTTCTATCGCAATAAAGCAAAGTCCATTCAGGGTTTTGCCCAAATGTTGATTGAAAAGTTTAACAGCAATCTTCCTCGAACGATGGAAGAAATGTTGGAGCTTCCGGGTTTTGGCCGAAAGACAGCTAACGTTGTATTAGGTGAAGTTCATGACATAATTGAAGGTTTTGTTGTTGATACCCATGTAAAAAGGATCGCCTACAAATTGGGTCTTACAAAATACAAAGATCCCATTCGCATCGAAAGAGAAATTCTTGAAAAGGTTCCAAAAAAATATTGGAATCATCTATCCCTCTATCTTATTTTTCACGGAAGGAAAACCTGCATTGCAAGACGACCACTCTGTGATGGCTGCGGACTGCGTAAAATCTGTCCGTCTGCAGCGGGAAAAGTTGAATAG
- the rpmB gene encoding 50S ribosomal protein L28, whose translation MARNCVVTGRGTRAGNNVSHSHKKTRRNWKVNVVSKRIFLEDENRFVRVKLSTRALRTLKKKGLKAAIKDQGGDLQAIAPKRHVGIQTKSSNKK comes from the coding sequence ATGGCCAGAAATTGTGTAGTCACTGGGAGAGGAACCCGAGCAGGGAACAATGTATCCCACTCCCATAAGAAAACTAGAAGAAATTGGAAAGTGAATGTTGTGTCCAAGAGAATTTTCTTGGAAGACGAAAACCGTTTTGTTCGAGTGAAATTATCCACTAGAGCTCTAAGAACTCTAAAGAAAAAGGGACTTAAGGCTGCAATCAAGGACCAAGGGGGCGACCTACAAGCGATCGCGCCTAAGAGACATGTTGGCATCCAGACTAAAAGTTCAAATAAGAAATAA
- a CDS encoding LOG family protein produces MTQVSFENLEFINSDPAFPIRILSEWIYPKIQLEKQRITDTIVLFGSARIPSRENWQKEFAEAQESGNTSKIQKLENKAALIQSYEDAREFANQITKWGNVLSNGSAEHKLVVCTGGGPGIMEAGNRGAKEAGGLSLAFNISLPYEQETNAFANPDMSFSFRYFFMRKYWFVKMCRGLVAFPGGFGTLDEVFETLTLIQTKKRDKIPVVLYNSEFWRSVINFPYLVKNGLIEEEDLKLFHFSDTVDDAVGFLKENIQF; encoded by the coding sequence ATGACTCAAGTTTCCTTCGAAAATTTGGAATTTATAAATTCTGATCCGGCTTTTCCCATTCGCATTCTAAGTGAATGGATATATCCCAAAATCCAATTGGAAAAACAAAGGATAACGGACACAATCGTTTTATTTGGATCGGCTCGGATTCCCAGTCGAGAGAATTGGCAGAAGGAATTTGCTGAGGCACAAGAATCTGGTAACACAAGCAAAATTCAGAAACTAGAAAATAAAGCTGCTTTAATCCAATCTTATGAAGATGCGAGAGAGTTTGCGAATCAAATCACAAAATGGGGCAATGTTCTAAGCAATGGAAGTGCTGAACACAAGCTCGTTGTGTGCACAGGTGGCGGACCTGGAATCATGGAAGCTGGCAATAGAGGTGCCAAAGAAGCTGGCGGACTGAGTCTTGCTTTTAATATTTCTCTTCCTTATGAACAAGAGACCAACGCGTTTGCGAATCCGGATATGTCTTTTAGCTTTCGATATTTTTTTATGCGCAAATACTGGTTTGTCAAAATGTGCAGGGGGCTTGTTGCTTTTCCAGGTGGTTTTGGAACTTTGGACGAAGTATTTGAGACATTGACTCTGATTCAGACCAAGAAACGAGACAAAATTCCTGTTGTTCTCTACAATTCCGAATTCTGGCGATCGGTTATAAATTTTCCTTATCTTGTAAAAAATGGTCTTATCGAAGAAGAAGATCTGAAGCTATTCCATTTTTCTGATACTGTGGATGACGCAGTGGGTTTCTTGAAGGAAAATATTCAGTTTTAA